TGATGTTTACACCTGAACTACTGTCACCTGCTGGCACCCTAAAAAACATGCGTTATGCCTTTGCCTATGGCGCCGACGCGGTATACGCGGGCCAACCTCGTTACTCGTTGCGTGTACGTAATAACGAGTTTAACCATGAGAATCTTGCACTAGCGATTAACGAAGCGCATGCACAAGACAAAAAACTCTACGTGGTAAGCAATATTGCCCCGCATAACGCTAAGCTAAAAACCTACCTGCGCGATATTGAGCCAGTGATTGCCATGAAGCCAGACGCCCTGATTATGTCTGATCCAGGCATGATTATGATGGTTCGCGAAGCCTTCCCCGATCAAACTATTCACTTATCGGTTCAAGCCAACGCAATTAACTGGGCTACGGTTAAGTTTTGGCAGCAACAAGGTGTAGAACGAGTGATTTTGTCACGCGAACTATCGCTAGACGAAATCGAAGAAATTCGAATGCAAGTGCCAGAAATGGAGCTTGAAGTATTTGTGCACGGTGCACTATGCATGGCCTACTCTGGCCGCTGTTTGCTGTCGGGCTACATTAATAAGCGCGACCCAAACCAAGGAACTTGCACTAACTCGTGCCGCTGGAAGTACAACGCGCACGAAGCCAAAGAAAACGAAGTAGGCGATATTATCGCTGCCCAACCGCAAGTGGTTGAACCTACCCTGGGTGCAGGCGCGCCGAGCGACCAAGTATTCTTATTGCAAGAGCAAGGGCGCCCGAACGAGTACATGCCAGCCTTTGAAGATGAGCACGGCACTTACATCATGAACTCAAAAGACTTACGTGCTATTCAACACGTAGAGCGCTTAACTAAAATGGGTGTGCACTCACTTAAAATTGAAGGCCGTACTAAGTCTTTCTACTACTGTGCGCGTACAGCCCAAGTGTATCGCCAAGCGATTAACGACGCCGTTGCCGGTAAGCCGTTCGACCCAAGCCTAATGGGTACCTTGGAAAACCTAGCGCACCGCGGGTATACCGAAGGCTTCTTACGCCGCCATACTCACGATGAGTACCAAAACTACGACTATGGTTATTCGGTAAGCGATACTCAACAATTTGTAGGTGAAGTGGCAGGCCGCAACCAAGCAGGCCTTGCCGAAATCACCGTTAAAAACAAATTTGTACTGGGTGATACGCTAGAGCTAATGACACCGCAAGGTAACCTTAACTTCAAATTAGAGCATCTAGAGAACAAAAAAGGTGAGCTAATTGACGATGCTAAAGGCAGCGGCCACACTGTATTTTTGCCAGTGCCAGAAAATGTAGATTTAGAGCACGCACTTATAATGCGCAATCTTCAATCTGGCCAAGATACCCGCAACCCGCATCAAGCTGCAGAAGTTAAGGCTTAAACATGGCCTTGCTAATCAGCAAAAAATGCATCAACTGTGATATGTGCGAACCAGAGTGCCCCAACCAGGCTATCTCTTACGACGGCATTATCACAGTAATTGACCCAGAGCGTTGCACCGAATGCAAAGGCCATTACGATCGCCCTACTTGCATAGATGTTTGCCCTATTGACTGCATTGCCGTAGACCCAGCTTATAAAGAGAGCGAAGAGCAACTGTATGATAAGTTTGTTGCCTTGCATGGTGACATGCTAATTGCCAAAGGCTCTGCTTAGCGCTTTAAAGCTCGATGCTCAAACTAACAAGCCGCAGCCACAAACTGCGGCTTTTGTTTATCAACTACACATGGCAGACAATAGACTCACTTCCACGTTTCTAACCCTTTACGTATTAAAAAGCTGAACTAACCCACCTATCTGCCCATGATTTTTCTATCTTTGGCTGGGTAAAAAACACTGTAATGATATACAGGAACCTGTGATTGCATACTTTCATGCTGATGTTTTTGTTATTTTTCGAGCTAGGTGGCTGATGTAGCGTAGGAAAGATGATAGCCTTGGTTTTATCAAATGT
The Agarivorans aestuarii DNA segment above includes these coding regions:
- the yegQ gene encoding tRNA 5-hydroxyuridine modification protein YegQ, producing MFTPELLSPAGTLKNMRYAFAYGADAVYAGQPRYSLRVRNNEFNHENLALAINEAHAQDKKLYVVSNIAPHNAKLKTYLRDIEPVIAMKPDALIMSDPGMIMMVREAFPDQTIHLSVQANAINWATVKFWQQQGVERVILSRELSLDEIEEIRMQVPEMELEVFVHGALCMAYSGRCLLSGYINKRDPNQGTCTNSCRWKYNAHEAKENEVGDIIAAQPQVVEPTLGAGAPSDQVFLLQEQGRPNEYMPAFEDEHGTYIMNSKDLRAIQHVERLTKMGVHSLKIEGRTKSFYYCARTAQVYRQAINDAVAGKPFDPSLMGTLENLAHRGYTEGFLRRHTHDEYQNYDYGYSVSDTQQFVGEVAGRNQAGLAEITVKNKFVLGDTLELMTPQGNLNFKLEHLENKKGELIDDAKGSGHTVFLPVPENVDLEHALIMRNLQSGQDTRNPHQAAEVKA
- a CDS encoding YfhL family 4Fe-4S dicluster ferredoxin, with translation MALLISKKCINCDMCEPECPNQAISYDGIITVIDPERCTECKGHYDRPTCIDVCPIDCIAVDPAYKESEEQLYDKFVALHGDMLIAKGSA